The following proteins are encoded in a genomic region of Archaeoglobaceae archaeon:
- a CDS encoding 2-oxoacid:acceptor oxidoreductase family protein, whose protein sequence is MLFEITIYCRGGQGGVTTARLIATAAMLKGLYAQAMPQFGPERRGATVNAYLRISDEPIRRRSSIRNPYGLAVFDKKINLNSSAKLGIINSPNPIKIAEKTYYLDATRIAENHELVYAGWAILSAPMSGAMAKALEIELSYLEEAIYTELGEKADKSFEAAKEAYEVVRWT, encoded by the coding sequence ATGCTCTTCGAGATCACGATCTACTGCAGAGGTGGTCAGGGAGGGGTTACGACTGCAAGGCTAATTGCGACAGCTGCAATGCTCAAGGGTTTGTATGCTCAGGCAATGCCCCAATTTGGCCCTGAAAGAAGGGGTGCGACGGTTAACGCTTACCTGAGAATATCAGACGAACCGATAAGGAGAAGATCATCAATAAGAAACCCCTATGGGCTTGCAGTTTTTGATAAAAAAATAAATTTAAATTCAAGCGCAAAATTGGGTATTATAAACTCTCCAAATCCCATAAAGATTGCTGAAAAGACTTATTATTTAGATGCGACCCGCATCGCTGAGAACCACGAACTCGTTTATGCGGGCTGGGCTATACTAAGTGCCCCTATGAGCGGGGCAATGGCAAAGGCTTTAGAAATTGAACTTTCTTATCTTGAAGAGGCGATTTACACCGAACTTGGCGAAAAAGCGGATAAGAGCTTTGAAGCTGCAAAAGAAGCTTACGAGGTGGTTCGTTGGACTTAG
- a CDS encoding 4Fe-4S binding protein, with protein sequence MDLEPIISRMKLGAAGETGTWRNYRPVINKELCNKCKTCFSYCPEGVISEEIEIDYRFCKGCGICKEMCRQKAIEMVQE encoded by the coding sequence TTGGACTTAGAGCCGATCATTTCGAGAATGAAGCTTGGAGCAGCAGGAGAGACTGGCACATGGAGAAATTACAGACCCGTGATAAATAAGGAGCTATGCAATAAGTGCAAAACCTGCTTCTCATACTGCCCTGAGGGTGTAATTAGCGAGGAGATCGAGATCGATTACAGATTCTGCAAGGGGTGTGGAATTTGCAAGGAAATGTGCAGACAAAAAGCCATAGAAATGGTTCAAGAGTAA
- a CDS encoding pyruvate ferredoxin oxidoreductase translates to MQGNVQTKSHRNGSRVRKLLTSNEAVAEAVKIAKPDVIAAYPITPQSPIVESLAKMIAKGELDATFVRVESEHSAMAVIHGAATAGARVFTATSSHGLAYMFEMCWWIAGSRLPAVMAVATRSIGAPWNIHGDHTDIVQLRDAGWIIGMAENAQEAFDMTLQAFCVSEEVNIPFAVGLDAFTMSHTAEVVEIWEPKIPPRRQAYKVLPSDNFAVNAVTMGKARMKARYDLAVDLENSAKVIEKTDKDFGNHGGLVESYRLDDADFAVVMMGGWCGDAKDAIDMLRQEGFKIGLLRIRFLRPFPKKAVKELGGEVLVVDKANSDLRGVLGIEVSSCGVEAKNVVAGIGGVDVGVDDFYRIFKDFMNGKLEMEWYL, encoded by the coding sequence TTGCAAGGAAATGTGCAGACAAAAAGCCATAGAAATGGTTCAAGAGTAAGGAAGCTGTTGACAAGCAACGAAGCGGTTGCTGAGGCTGTGAAAATTGCAAAACCTGACGTTATTGCAGCATACCCAATTACTCCGCAGTCTCCAATTGTTGAAAGCCTTGCGAAGATGATTGCAAAAGGAGAACTTGATGCAACCTTTGTTAGGGTTGAGTCCGAGCACTCCGCAATGGCGGTAATTCATGGTGCAGCGACTGCTGGGGCGAGGGTTTTTACCGCAACTTCGAGCCATGGGCTCGCTTACATGTTCGAGATGTGCTGGTGGATTGCTGGCTCAAGGCTTCCCGCAGTTATGGCTGTTGCGACCCGCTCAATCGGAGCTCCCTGGAACATTCATGGAGACCACACAGATATAGTTCAGCTTAGGGATGCGGGCTGGATCATAGGAATGGCTGAAAATGCTCAGGAAGCATTTGACATGACTTTGCAGGCTTTTTGCGTAAGCGAAGAGGTAAACATTCCGTTTGCTGTCGGACTCGATGCTTTCACGATGAGCCACACCGCTGAAGTTGTCGAGATCTGGGAACCGAAGATTCCTCCAAGAAGACAGGCTTACAAAGTGCTTCCATCGGACAATTTCGCTGTGAACGCAGTAACTATGGGTAAGGCGAGGATGAAGGCAAGATATGATTTAGCGGTGGATTTAGAGAACTCTGCAAAGGTTATTGAGAAGACTGACAAGGACTTCGGAAACCATGGAGGACTTGTGGAGAGCTACAGGCTTGATGATGCTGACTTTGCTGTGGTGATGATGGGGGGCTGGTGTGGAGATGCGAAGGATGCGATCGACATGCTCAGGCAAGAAGGCTTTAAGATCGGACTGCTAAGGATCAGATTTTTGAGACCATTTCCCAAAAAGGCTGTTAAAGAGCTTGGCGGTGAAGTTTTGGTTGTTGACAAAGCCAACAGTGATCTGCGAGGTGTTCTTGGAATCGAGGTTTCTTCTTGCGGAGTTGAAGCCAAGAATGTTGTTGCGGGTATTGGTGGAGTTGATGTTGGTGTTGATGACTTTTACAGGATCTTCAAGGATTTTATGAACGGTAAGCTTGAGATGGAGTGGTATCTATGA
- a CDS encoding thiamine pyrophosphate-dependent enzyme translates to MILPGNTSCQGCPISLAMRCLDEIENPVLVIPAGCSTVVAGLHPNSAMKIPVIHVPFASTNAVACGVKEAYKRAGVKANVIAWIGDGAADIGFATLSASATRKDDIITVVVDNEAYMNTGTQASLSTFWKAKTSTSPAGKADEKRNLALIMIAHRADYVATATVGYIEDLRRKFGKASQSEGFRFIQIHCPCPPGWRFPSEKTIEIARKAVMSGAWALFEFYDGKLRFSGIGKKFAEKGNRIPLAEYLKVQGRFEHLGDEDIVAIERAIDEEWEILKRFSGE, encoded by the coding sequence ATGATCCTTCCCGGAAACACAAGCTGTCAGGGTTGTCCAATATCGCTTGCGATGAGATGCTTGGACGAGATAGAAAATCCAGTGCTTGTAATTCCCGCTGGTTGCTCAACTGTTGTTGCTGGGCTTCATCCGAATTCAGCGATGAAAATTCCCGTGATCCATGTTCCCTTTGCCTCAACCAACGCTGTTGCTTGCGGTGTTAAGGAAGCCTACAAAAGAGCAGGAGTGAAGGCGAACGTTATTGCATGGATCGGAGATGGAGCTGCCGACATTGGCTTTGCCACGCTTAGCGCTTCCGCAACAAGGAAAGACGACATCATAACTGTGGTTGTTGACAACGAAGCTTATATGAACACTGGAACTCAAGCAAGCCTGAGCACTTTCTGGAAAGCTAAAACCAGCACATCCCCAGCTGGAAAAGCTGATGAGAAAAGAAATCTCGCTCTGATCATGATTGCTCACAGAGCGGATTATGTGGCAACCGCAACGGTTGGCTACATCGAAGATCTGCGAAGAAAGTTCGGAAAAGCCAGTCAGAGTGAGGGATTTAGGTTCATTCAAATCCATTGCCCATGCCCTCCGGGCTGGAGGTTTCCGAGCGAGAAAACGATCGAAATCGCAAGAAAGGCTGTGATGAGCGGAGCTTGGGCTCTCTTTGAATTCTACGATGGAAAGCTTAGGTTTTCTGGAATTGGAAAAAAGTTCGCTGAAAAGGGCAATAGGATTCCACTGGCTGAATATCTAAAGGTTCAGGGAAGATTCGAGCATTTAGGGGATGAGGACATAGTGGCTATAGAGAGGGCGATTGATGAGGAGTG